Genomic window (Saccharothrix australiensis):
TCGGCCAGCTCCAACGCCCGCCCGGACAACACCGGGTCCTGCCGGACGATCTCCTCGGACAGCAGCTCCACCACCCGCTTGGTCCGCACGCCCAGCTCGGAGGTGTCGAGCAGTTCGGCGAACGTGGCGCGGGTGGCGCGTTTCCACGCCTGGCTGGACACCCGGGCTCGACGCCGCCCGCCGTACACCGCGGTTTTGGGGCTGCCGGTGTCGTCGCGGTTGATGTTGCTCGGCGGCACGGTCTGTACGACGTGAATGTCGACAATGGTTCGTGACACGGAAGTGCCTTTCACAGGAGAGATCGAGGTCAGTCGAGGTCGGGTTCGGGTTCGCGGGTTTCCGGTGCGTCCCCGTCTGCGGAGTCGGCGGGGCGGGGAGTGCGGAAGAACTCCCGGCCCCAGCGCAGTCGGACGCGGGAAGCGCCTCCGCGTCGCTGCCACCACAACAGGTCGTCGGCCAGCGCGGCGTAGTCGAGCGGGATCTCGGCCGGACGCAGCAGTTGCACCGCGCCGCGCAGGTGGTGCACCAGTTCTTCCAGGCTCTGCGAGGAGCCCAGGGTCTGGAAGCGGCGCAGCACCGGCGGGATGGTCGTGTCGAACTCCGTCGGGTGCAGCATCCGCAGCGACCGTCCGAGTCCGAACCCGCGTTGATGCATCCGGTTGTTGCGAGATTGCTGGTGCAGGGAGTAGAGCGTCAACGCCACGTGGGCAGCGGTCTCCGCGGGTGTGGGCTCGTCTCCCGCGTCCGGGCCGGCGAACGCGTCGGAGACGGTGTACTGCAGGATCTCCTGCACGCTACCCGCGGGCTTGCC
Coding sequences:
- the casB gene encoding type I-E CRISPR-associated protein Cse2/CasB yields the protein MTVTTAQPDKGDWRQRWATLTPVGVEVHALIQPLQEGVLADRAAAVAALARLRRGVGKPAGSVQEILQYTVSDAFAGPDAGDEPTPAETAAHVALTLYSLHQQSRNNRMHQRGFGLGRSLRMLHPTEFDTTIPPVLRRFQTLGSSQSLEELVHHLRGAVQLLRPAEIPLDYAALADDLLWWQRRGGASRVRLRWGREFFRTPRPADSADGDAPETREPEPDLD